From one Dehalococcoidia bacterium genomic stretch:
- a CDS encoding DUF433 domain-containing protein, with protein sequence MTIDQDLLKRITARPDVFGGKPIIRDMRVSVELILSLLSQGVEPEDILDDYPDLELEDIRACTAYAHAVIAGDSLAAVSVEG encoded by the coding sequence ATGACGATCGACCAGGATCTCCTGAAGCGGATAACCGCCCGCCCCGATGTCTTTGGCGGCAAGCCGATCATTCGCGACATGCGTGTGTCTGTGGAGCTAATTCTGAGTTTGCTCTCCCAGGGTGTCGAGCCTGAGGACATCCTCGACGACTATCCTGACCTCGAACTGGAGGACATTCGCGCCTGCACAGCCTACGCTCATGCTGTTATTGCAGGAGACTCTCTGGCCGCTGTGTCTGTAGAGGGTTAG